A stretch of the Rhinoderma darwinii isolate aRhiDar2 chromosome 3, aRhiDar2.hap1, whole genome shotgun sequence genome encodes the following:
- the LOC142750578 gene encoding extracellular calcium-sensing receptor-like, which yields MNLLLHFMSVMWSMGQMCGLPPVTDLEGIRQPGDIMIGVLLPINSEKIYQKFTFNVRPPKILCRLLHLEMYHQLQTLLFTIEEVNRDPNILSNISLGFQMYDTCSIPHYELQGALQFLTDSSKTITDNHCTSRPLFSAVIGSIVSANSIILANVLGTFRYPQISPFSSLSLLSNRKLFPSFFRTVPIDMFQSIGLAQLILSFGWTWIGLVALDNDYGFQGIQPIKKAIVEAGACVAFMEYIRLGQLDLNAPHIVKVIKESTAKVVVVFAYGVELIPIFNEMVKQNVKGRIFIGNAGWSRSTILSVTKYVQALLGTLGLAYNDYNIPGLDGFLSKIHPSTSTKEDWATMYWERVFNCQFLRNVNFTISWANPIKKCTGSEDLEDVKNKSSYIATLKSAYFIYMAVLVLAKALQDLKNCKIGEGPFSNGTCANIRDVKPWQLTYYIRGVRLKLSFGQDIYFGKNSDPPAVYSIVNWQLNQDGTLTQVKIGNYNITASPDQVLRINSSLIVWPKSTEGGQQVPRSVCSNSCSPGFRKAAVQGKPTCCFMCVPCLQGEISSSDLLNCFRCPWDQWPNPEKSMCLPKSTEFLSYEDALGAALAATSIISSIIPVLVLKLFVYHKNTPIVKASNYSLSCLLLMSLSLCFFCSFGFIGYPDHGKCLLRQVSFGLVFTLCVACILAKTIMVVLAFMATRPGRRLRTWITLRVSYMIIFICCLLQFILCVTWLSLTPPFPQYNTVTKPELIIIDCNEGSAIAFWTMLSYPFLLASSSFIVAFLARRLPDSFNEAQFITFSMLSFLSVWISYIPASLSTQGRYTVAMEIFAILASTWAVIICMFLPKCFFILFRPDMNSRDNMIRKAKNNDIKL from the exons ATGAATCTTCTACTGCACTTCATGTCAGTTATGTGGTCTATGGGTCAGatgtgtggattgccacctgtgacAGACCTGGAGGGGATTCGACAACCTGGAGATATCATGATAGGAGTATTACTTCCTATAAACAGTGAAAAGATCTACCAGAAATTCACATTTAATGTGCGACCACCCAAGATTTTGTGTAGATT GTTACATCTAGAAATGTATCACCAGCTTCAAACTTTGCTGTTTACCATTGAGGAAGTCAATAGAGATCCCAATATTCTGTCAAACATTTCATTAGGATTCCAGATGTATGACACCTGCAGTATACCTCACTACGAATTACAAGGAGCTTTACAGTTCCTGACTGACTCTAGTAAAACTATCACCGACAACCATTGTACTTCTAGGCCATTGTTCTCCGCTGTTATTGGTTCTATAGTTTCTGCAAACTCAATCATCTTGGCTAATGTTTTGGGAACCTTCAGATATCCACAG ATCAGTCCATTTTCAAGTCTTTCTCTCCTAAGTAATAGGAAACTATTTCCATCCTTCTTCAGGACTGTTCCAATTGACATGTTTCAGTCTATAGGACTGGCTCAGCTGATACTCAGCTTTGGCTGGACCTGGATTGGTCTTGTGGCTCTTGACAATGATTATGGCTTTCAGGGAATTCAGCCAATAAAGAAAGCAATAGTTGAGGCTGGAGCATGTGTGGCCTTCATGGAATATATTCGCCTTGGTCAACTGGATctcaatgccccacatatagtgaaGGTTATAAAAGAGTCCACAGCTAAGGTTGTAGTTGTGTTTGCTTATGGCGTTGAATTAATTCCTATTTTTAATGAGATGGTGAAGCAGAATGTCAAGGGAAGGATCTTTATTGGGAATGCCGGTTGGTCTAGGTCTACTATATTATCAGTCACAAAATATGTTCAGGCTTTACTCGGCACCCTTGGTTTAGCTTATAATGATTATAATATCCCAGGATTAGATGGATTCCTGTCCAAGATCCATCCATCTACATCTACAAAAGAGGATTGGGCCACCATGTATTGGGAGAGAGTTTTCAATTGCCAATTTCTTCGTAATGTAAACTTTACTATTTCTTGGGCGAACCCAATAAAAAAATGCACAGGATCAGAAGATTTagaagatgtaaaaaataaatccaGTTATATTGCCACCTTAAAATCtgcttattttatatatatggctGTTCTTGTCTTAGCCAAAGCTTTACAAGAtctgaaaaactgcaaaattggCGAGGGACCATTTTCAAATGGGACCTGTGCGAACATTCGAGATGTCAAACCATGGCAG cttaCTTATTATATTAGGGGAGTCAGGCTCAAACTCAGCTTTGGACAAGACATATATTTTGGTAAGAATAGTGATCCACCTGCAGTCTACAGTATTGTGAACTGGCAACTCAATCAAGATGGGACCCTGACTCAAGTTAAGATTGGCAATTATAATATTACAGCATCTCCTGATCAAGTTCTCAGAATCAACTCAAGTCTGATAGTGTGGCCCAAGTCTACAGAAGGAGGTCAACAG GTCCCTCGCTCAGTTTGTAGTAACAGTTGTTCCCCAGGATTCAGGAAAGCTGCCGTACAAGGAAAACCAACCTGTTGCTTTATGTGTGTTCCCTGTCTTCAAGGAGAGATCTCAAGTTCAG atttgttAAACTGCTTCAGGTGTCCATGGGACCAGTGGCCGAATCCAGAAAAATCCATGTGTCTTCCAAAATCCACTGAGTTCTTGTCTTATGAAGATGCATTAGGAGCTGCATTAGCTGCCACTAGCATTATATCCTCCATTATTCCTGTCCTTGTATTAAAACTTTTTGTCTATCATAAAAACACACCCATAGTAAAAGCCAGTAATTACTCTCTGAGTTGTCTTCTACTGATGTCCCTCAGCCTCTGCTTTTTTTGCTCTTTTGGATTTATTGGGTACCCAGATCATGGTAAATGTCTCCTACGTCAGGTGTCTTTCGGTCTTGTCTTCACTCTCTGTGTTGCATGTATTTTGGCCAAGACAATCATGGTTGTTTTGGCTTTTATGGCCACTAGACCAGGAAGGAGACTGAGAACGTGGATAACCCTAAGAGTCTCCTACatgattatttttatttgttgtttGTTGCAGTTCATCTTGTGTGTCACTTGGTTGTCCCTTACTCCCCCATTTCCACAATATAACACTGTGACTAAGCCTGAACTCATCATTATTGACTGCAATGAGGGATCAGCCATTGCCTTCTGGACCATGTTGAGTTATCCCTTTCTTCTGGCCAGCAGTAGTTTCATTGTGGCCTTCCTGGCTCGGAGACTTCCTGACAGCTTCAATGAAGCCCAATTTATCACATTCAGCATGTTGTCCTTCCTCAGTGTCTGGATATCTTATATCCCGGCCTCCCTTAGTACTCAGGGAAGATACACAGTGGCTATGGAGATCTTTGCTATCTTAGCATCTACTTGGGCTGTGATTATCTGTATGTTTCTTCCTAAATGTTTCTTTATATTGTTCAGACCAGATATGAATTCCAGGGATAACATGATAAGGAAAGCCAAAAATAATGATATCAAATTATAA